In Pseudomonas lalkuanensis, the following are encoded in one genomic region:
- a CDS encoding adenosylmethionine--8-amino-7-oxononanoate transaminase: MGLNADWMQRDLAVLWHPCTQMKDHERLPVVPIRRGEGVWLEDFEGKRYLDAVSSWWVNVFGHANPRINQRIKDQVDQLEHVILAGFSHQPVVELSERLVRITPKGLDRVFYADNGSSGIEVALKMSYHFWRNQGLERKKRFVTLTNSYHGETIAAMSVGDVALFTETYKSLLLDTLKVPSPDCFLRPEGMCWEEHSRAMFAHMERTLAEHHEEVAAVIVEPLIQGAGGMRMYHPVYLKLLREACDRYGVHLIHDEIAVGFGRTGTMFACEQAGIAPDFLVLSKALTGGYLPMAAVLTSEAVYQGFYDDYQTLRAFLHSHTYTGNPLACAAALATLDIFEQDKVIEANRKLAMRMATATAHLADHPNVAEVRQTGMVLAIEMVQDKASKTPFPWQERRGLKVFQHALERGALLRPLGNVVYFLPPYVITEEQIDFLAQVAGEGIDIATRESVSVPVAVDLHPNHRDPG; this comes from the coding sequence ATGGGCCTCAATGCCGACTGGATGCAACGCGACCTCGCTGTGCTCTGGCACCCCTGCACCCAGATGAAAGATCACGAACGCCTGCCGGTGGTGCCGATCCGCCGTGGCGAAGGCGTCTGGCTGGAGGACTTCGAGGGCAAGCGCTACCTGGACGCTGTCAGCTCCTGGTGGGTCAACGTCTTCGGCCACGCCAACCCACGCATCAACCAGCGCATCAAGGATCAGGTAGACCAGCTGGAGCACGTTATCCTTGCCGGCTTCAGCCATCAGCCAGTGGTGGAACTGTCCGAGCGCCTGGTCAGGATCACGCCCAAGGGCCTGGATCGGGTCTTCTATGCCGACAACGGCTCCTCCGGCATCGAAGTGGCGCTGAAGATGAGCTACCACTTCTGGCGCAACCAGGGGCTGGAACGCAAGAAACGCTTCGTCACCCTGACCAACAGCTATCACGGCGAAACCATCGCGGCGATGTCGGTGGGCGACGTCGCGCTATTCACCGAGACCTACAAGTCGCTGCTGCTGGACACCCTCAAGGTGCCGAGCCCGGACTGCTTCCTGCGCCCCGAAGGCATGTGCTGGGAAGAACATTCCCGCGCCATGTTCGCCCACATGGAGCGCACCCTCGCCGAGCACCATGAGGAAGTCGCGGCGGTGATCGTCGAGCCGCTGATCCAGGGCGCAGGCGGCATGCGCATGTATCACCCGGTCTACCTCAAGCTGCTGCGCGAAGCCTGCGACCGCTATGGCGTGCACCTGATCCACGACGAGATCGCCGTCGGCTTCGGCCGCACCGGCACCATGTTCGCCTGCGAGCAGGCCGGCATCGCCCCGGACTTCCTGGTGCTGTCCAAGGCGCTGACCGGCGGTTACCTGCCGATGGCCGCCGTGCTTACCTCCGAGGCCGTCTACCAGGGCTTCTACGACGACTACCAGACCCTGCGCGCCTTCCTCCACTCGCACACCTACACCGGCAACCCGCTGGCCTGCGCCGCCGCCCTGGCGACCCTGGACATCTTCGAGCAGGACAAGGTGATCGAGGCCAACCGCAAGCTGGCCATGCGCATGGCGACGGCCACTGCCCACCTGGCGGACCACCCGAACGTGGCGGAGGTGCGCCAGACCGGCATGGTGCTGGCCATCGAAATGGTCCAGGACAAGGCCAGCAAGACGCCCTTCCCCTGGCAGGAACGTCGCGGCCTGAAAGTCTTCCAGCACGCCCTGGAGCGCGGCGCGCTGCTGCGTCCGCTGGGCAACGTGGTGTATTTCCTGCCGCCCTACGTGATCACCGAGGAACAGATCGACTTCCTCGCCCAGGTGGCCGGCGAAGGCATCGACATCGCCACCCGCGAGTCAGTGAGCGTGCCGGTGGCGGTGGACCTGCATCCGAACCATCGCGATCCGGGCTGA